ATCCTTGGGTGATCGCGCAGATCGCCCCCGATTTCAGACTGCTCGATGCCTGGGCGCTGCCGATACAAGGCGGTCCCGACGAATTCGACTCCTTCCTCGAGCGCATGGCCTCCTTCGATCCCGCTCACTCGGAGTCAGCGGCCGGTCGCGTGCTCTTTTGGGTGCGATTTCGCCTAGGAGCCTTGTTCGGTTGGGACGATGCCACCAAGAAACGACCGATCCCCGGGTGCACTGAAACGACGCTGAGCGCTCGACTTCCCGACGACCTTCGAGGCAGCGCGAAGAGTCCTCTGATCGGTGGCGCGATGCGGCGAGCCGCCGGCGGCTTTGTTCCCCTGTATCGCACCGAGGAAGAGTGGGCTGCCGAACTCTCCAACGCCACAGTGCATGGTGTCCTGCACCTTGCATGGGTCGAGCAAGGCGACGGCCGCTATCGAGCGCACATGGGGATCTACGTCAAGCCCCGCGGCAGGCTCGGCGAGATCTACATGAAGCTCATCCAGCCGTTCCGCCTCTTCATCGTCTATCCGGCACTCATGCGCCAGATCGGGCGCATGTGGGAAGGTTCGTAATGCTTTGGTAATCGTGCCTTATCAAGGAGGAGTGTGATGGCGAGGACCGCCGCAGCCCGACCCCTAAGCAGGATCTCGAAGCCTGCCATGGAGGTCTGGCCCCCGTGCCTTCATACTGCCCGCGTTCATCGTTGCCTGCCACGGTGCTTGCCTGGCTGGCCGCCCGCCTCGCCCGCCTCGCCCACCTGACCCCGCCTCGCCGGCCCGGACAGGGCGGCACCCGGCCGCTTGCCCTGGAGGTCCGCCTGGACGCGGTCGCCGCGGTCATCCTCGACGGGCTGTCGTACCGGCGCGCCGGCCGCATGGTCGGGATCTCCAAGACCGAGGTCGGCGACAGCATGGACCTGCTGCTGGGCAAGCTGGCCGATCTCGGGTTCTGCCAGCCCGACGGGAGCTTCATCACCAGCCTGGCCGATCTTGGCTGCTGGCTTTCGGAGATGGCCCGCTCCAGCGAGGCGGTCTTGCTGGACGGGCTTGGGACCCGGGTGCAACGGCCACGGGGTGGGCCAACCAGAAGGTGCTGTACGACGCCAAGCGCCACGCCCACACCGCCCAGGGCCTGGCCATCTCGACCATCCACGGTGACCTGCTGTGGGTGGACGGCGGCTGGCCGGGCAGCTGCCACGAGCAGGAGCTCATCGCGCTGGCCGGGCTGGACAACGCGCTGGAGGAGGTCGAGGTGGCCAGCCTCCTGGACCGCGGGTTCCGCGGCCTGGCCAAGGCGCGCGAGCACTGGCGTGCGGCGGTCGGCGACCGCCGCACCAAAGACCAGCTCACCGACGCCCAGCGGGCCTACAACCGCCTCGAGGCGGGGCTGCGCGCGTTGGTGGAGCAGTCGATCGGCCATCTTGCCAACGCCTGGGCGCCGCGCTGCTGGCGGGGGCTGCTGTACCGGGTCCGCGACGTCTTCCGGGCCGCTGGCGCGCTGGTCTGCCTGGGCCGCTGGCTCCACCGGGTCCCCGCATGAACAAGCATCACGGACACCCTCAATGAGTACGGCGGCTTGTCGGGCGTGTCGCTGCGCCTTGGATGAACGGTCGTGTGATCGGGCTGTTCGGCGTGGGCTCGAACACCTCCAGCGGGCCGATCGCGAACCCGGCGGCGGCGATCGCGGCCTGGGTATCCCGGTTGGGGTGACAGCCGGCCGCAAACCAAGCCCACAGCGGCGCGAGCCGGTCCTGCCACCTGGCCAGGCGCCCCTGCGCGCGGACGTGCTCCAAGAACACCAGGCGCCCGCCGGGACGCAGCACGCGGTAGCTCTCGGC
This DNA window, taken from Actinomycetes bacterium, encodes the following:
- a CDS encoding transposase family protein, with the protein product MLYDAKRHAHTAQGLAISTIHGDLLWVDGGWPGSCHEQELIALAGLDNALEEVEVASLLDRGFRGLAKAREHWRAAVGDRRTKDQLTDAQRAYNRLEAGLRALVEQSIGHLANAWAPRCWRGLLYRVRDVFRAAGALVCLGRWLHRVPA
- a CDS encoding DUF2867 domain-containing protein, whose translation is MRLPNSAHEAHPWVIAQIAPDFRLLDAWALPIQGGPDEFDSFLERMASFDPAHSESAAGRVLFWVRFRLGALFGWDDATKKRPIPGCTETTLSARLPDDLRGSAKSPLIGGAMRRAAGGFVPLYRTEEEWAAELSNATVHGVLHLAWVEQGDGRYRAHMGIYVKPRGRLGEIYMKLIQPFRLFIVYPALMRQIGRMWEGS
- a CDS encoding class I SAM-dependent methyltransferase, whose product is ARVPVELCDAPAEALPFADQSFDAVVCMLVLCTVADPAAALAESYRVLRPGGRLVFLEHVRAQGRLARWQDRLAPLWAWFAAGCHPNRDTQAAIAAAGFAIGPLEVFEPTPNSPITRPFIQGAATRPTSRRTH